The Staphylococcus sp. KG4-3 genome has a window encoding:
- a CDS encoding dicarboxylate/amino acid:cation symporter, whose translation MRVIKRINLPTQIIIALVLGVILGSILHGNKDVINYIQPFGDVFINLIKMLVVPIVFCSLALSISNVGDTKTIGRYGGKTLLYFVIMTSFAIFMGLIFGNLFKPGQGLNPDLLPKGDISKYESTAKAAESSTYGNHLIDTIVNIIPTNVVEAFGSGELLPVIFFSVFFGLALAAIGQKAQPVKDFLGGALEAVFWMIGKVLLLAPIAVFAFITTTIITFGLSALIPLFKLCLTVVIAMLFFIFIVLGIVSRICGVRITQIIKLLKNDLMLAFSTASSEAVLPTVMKKMERFGVPRDIASFVLPTGYSFNLDGAAMYQSIAALFVAQLYGVDLSIGEQIILMVTLMLTSKGMAGVPGASIVVLLTTLGSVGLNPQGLALIIGVDRILEMLRTCVNVLGNSVATIFIAKTEGVYDKKEGEEYLKTI comes from the coding sequence GTGAGAGTAATTAAAAGAATAAACCTACCGACGCAAATTATCATAGCATTGGTATTAGGGGTAATTTTAGGTAGTATCTTACATGGAAATAAAGATGTAATTAACTATATACAACCATTCGGTGATGTATTTATAAATTTAATTAAAATGTTAGTAGTACCTATTGTATTTTGTTCTTTAGCACTATCTATTTCAAATGTTGGAGATACAAAAACGATTGGACGCTATGGCGGTAAAACATTATTATATTTTGTTATTATGACAAGTTTTGCAATTTTTATGGGGTTAATATTTGGTAATTTATTTAAACCAGGTCAAGGACTGAATCCCGATTTATTACCTAAAGGTGATATTTCAAAATATGAATCAACTGCTAAGGCTGCAGAAAGCTCTACATATGGAAATCATTTAATCGATACAATTGTTAATATTATACCGACTAACGTAGTTGAAGCATTTGGATCTGGAGAACTTTTACCGGTCATATTCTTCTCAGTATTTTTCGGTTTGGCGTTAGCTGCTATTGGACAAAAAGCACAACCTGTTAAAGACTTTTTAGGTGGCGCATTAGAAGCAGTATTCTGGATGATTGGTAAAGTATTATTATTAGCGCCAATTGCAGTATTTGCATTTATTACTACAACGATTATTACTTTTGGATTATCAGCATTAATTCCACTGTTCAAATTATGTTTAACAGTAGTTATTGCTATGCTTTTCTTTATTTTCATTGTATTAGGCATTGTTTCGAGAATTTGTGGAGTGAGAATTACGCAAATCATCAAGTTGTTGAAAAATGATTTAATGCTTGCGTTTTCAACTGCAAGTTCAGAAGCAGTATTACCAACAGTTATGAAAAAAATGGAAAGATTTGGTGTGCCTAGAGATATCGCATCCTTTGTGTTACCAACTGGTTATTCGTTTAACCTTGATGGTGCGGCCATGTACCAATCTATTGCGGCACTATTTGTTGCACAATTATACGGTGTTGACTTAAGTATTGGTGAACAAATCATCTTAATGGTTACATTGATGCTTACATCAAAAGGTATGGCTGGTGTGCCAGGAGCTTCGATCGTAGTGTTATTAACAACATTAGGCTCGGTTGGATTAAATCCACAAGGTTTAGCACTTATTATAGGTGTAGACAGAATTTTAGAAATGCTTAGAACATGTGTTAACGTATTAGGAAACTCTGTAGCTACAATCTTTATTGCTAAAACAGAAGGTGTTTACGATAAAAAAGAAGGCGAAGAGTATCTGAAGACGATATAG
- a CDS encoding DUF5453 family protein has product MAITLLIIVFLINMVGALYLLMKLLKLKKEQAPDREYKRMIDRMSPYLWSSLIISVILFIIALIVG; this is encoded by the coding sequence ATGGCAATTACATTATTGATTATTGTATTTTTAATAAATATGGTAGGAGCATTATATTTATTAATGAAACTTTTGAAATTAAAAAAAGAGCAGGCTCCTGATCGTGAATATAAAAGAATGATAGATCGTATGTCCCCTTACTTGTGGTCATCACTCATCATATCTGTTATTTTATTCATCATCGCGTTAATTGTTGGTTGA
- the cspD gene encoding cold-shock protein CspD produces MNNGTVKWFNAEKGFGFIEVEGGNDVFVHFSAIAQEGYKSLEEGQAVEFEIVEGDRGPQAANVVKL; encoded by the coding sequence ATGAATAACGGTACAGTTAAATGGTTTAATGCAGAAAAAGGTTTCGGTTTCATCGAAGTTGAAGGTGGAAACGACGTATTCGTACACTTCTCAGCAATCGCTCAAGAAGGTTACAAATCATTAGAAGAAGGACAAGCTGTTGAATTCGAAATCGTTGAAGGCGACCGCGGTCCTCAAGCAGCTAACGTTGTTAAATTATAA
- a CDS encoding MDR family MFS transporter, giving the protein MSENGISNKKRNTIILVMLSSAFVAMLNQTLLNTALPAIINGLEITETTAQWLITGFMLVNGIMIPTTAFLMDRFHTRSLYIFSMSAFLLGSIIAALSPTFGLLMFARVIQAIGAGILLPLMQFTVFTLFPAEKRGFAMGLTGIVAQSAPAIGPTLTGFLIDTFSWRAPFIVVAVIAIIAFIIGIIFVESNNETKHTELDKTSVIYSTFGFGLMLYGFSSAGNLGFTSPIVIISLIVGLIIVGIFVLRQIRIDNPLLNMRVFANRTFSLSAFASMVLFIGIVGPALLIPMYIQSGLGLTAILSGLVILPGAVVNAFMSVYTGKIYDKYGLKILAVPGFILLIIMTILHCFLTTETPYWYIVVIYAVRMFAVALIIMPLNTIGINALETKNISHGTAIINSLRIIAGAIGTAIMITILTIVRSNYVENANGSQTKTEIMQHATVLGVDAAFAFTTILMIIGFILMLMIRTKKETINSREL; this is encoded by the coding sequence ATGTCGGAGAATGGAATATCGAATAAAAAAAGAAACACAATTATTTTAGTTATGCTCAGTAGTGCCTTTGTTGCAATGCTTAACCAAACATTGCTCAACACAGCATTGCCAGCCATCATTAATGGCTTAGAAATAACTGAAACGACTGCTCAGTGGCTCATCACAGGATTTATGCTTGTTAATGGAATTATGATTCCTACGACAGCTTTCCTCATGGACCGCTTCCATACAAGATCACTCTATATTTTTTCAATGAGTGCGTTCTTACTTGGTTCTATTATAGCTGCACTTTCGCCGACATTTGGTTTATTAATGTTTGCACGAGTGATTCAAGCTATAGGTGCAGGTATCTTGTTACCATTAATGCAATTCACTGTCTTCACCCTCTTTCCAGCTGAAAAGCGTGGATTTGCCATGGGGCTTACAGGAATTGTTGCGCAATCAGCACCAGCGATTGGCCCTACTTTAACTGGTTTTCTAATTGATACATTTAGTTGGAGAGCACCATTTATAGTAGTAGCAGTAATCGCTATAATCGCATTTATTATTGGTATCATTTTTGTAGAAAGTAACAATGAAACTAAACACACTGAATTAGATAAGACTTCAGTGATATATTCTACATTTGGTTTCGGACTAATGCTTTATGGCTTTAGTAGTGCTGGTAATCTTGGATTTACTTCACCAATTGTTATCATTTCATTAATAGTCGGGCTTATCATTGTCGGTATCTTTGTCTTGAGACAAATTAGAATAGACAATCCATTATTAAATATGCGCGTGTTTGCAAACAGAACATTTTCATTGTCTGCATTCGCTTCAATGGTTCTATTTATTGGTATTGTAGGTCCTGCATTATTGATACCCATGTATATTCAATCAGGACTAGGTTTAACAGCAATACTTTCAGGTTTAGTCATCTTACCTGGAGCTGTGGTCAATGCATTTATGTCTGTATATACGGGTAAAATTTATGATAAATATGGACTGAAGATATTGGCTGTCCCTGGATTTATCTTATTAATTATTATGACCATTCTACATTGTTTCTTAACTACAGAAACACCTTATTGGTATATTGTTGTCATCTATGCAGTCAGAATGTTTGCTGTTGCATTAATTATAATGCCGTTAAACACAATTGGTATTAATGCATTAGAAACTAAAAACATCTCACACGGTACTGCTATTATTAATTCATTAAGAATTATAGCTGGTGCGATAGGTACTGCTATTATGATTACAATTTTAACTATTGTTAGATCAAACTACGTAGAAAATGCTAATGGTAGTCAAACAAAAACTGAAATAATGCAACACGCTACCGTACTCGGTGTAGACGCTGCATTTGCTTTCACAACAATTCTAATGATTATTGGTTTCATCCTAATGTTGATGATTCGTACTAAAAAAGAAACTATCAATAGTCGAGAATTATAA
- a CDS encoding GrpB family protein — translation MEIEVQLYQKQWPILFEIEKSNIKAILSEEVIKIHHIGSTAVENLKAKPIIDMLVVVNKIEKIDDYNEVLMSLGYTSLGENGITGRRFFIKGENPRTHHIHIFQQDKIYEITRHIAVRDYLRKFEKIAREYEQLKEQLAQHFPDDRQNYCDGKEPFMKKLEQDALTWYLN, via the coding sequence ATGGAAATTGAAGTACAGCTTTATCAAAAACAGTGGCCGATTTTATTTGAAATTGAGAAATCTAACATCAAAGCTATTTTAAGTGAAGAAGTCATTAAAATACATCATATTGGGAGTACTGCTGTTGAAAATTTAAAAGCTAAACCTATTATTGATATGTTAGTAGTAGTAAATAAAATAGAAAAAATTGATGACTACAATGAAGTGTTGATGAGTTTGGGTTATACATCATTGGGGGAAAATGGGATTACAGGTAGAAGGTTTTTTATAAAGGGTGAAAATCCACGTACACATCATATTCATATATTTCAACAGGATAAAATATATGAGATTACCCGTCATATAGCGGTAAGGGATTATTTACGTAAATTTGAAAAGATTGCTCGTGAATATGAACAATTAAAAGAACAATTAGCTCAACATTTTCCTGATGATAGGCAAAATTATTGTGACGGGAAAGAGCCCTTTATGAAAAAATTAGAACAAGATGCATTAACTTGGTATTTGAATTAA
- a CDS encoding PucR family transcriptional regulator, protein MTTLNEILSVPQFKKLELINKNGDLSSEVSSLDITENNDIKHFTSQNAFILTTGVLFQDNQEDLKRLIKDLHDINTAGLGIKVSRFLHEIDKEVIDFADKLEFPLIEIPESWNLGEITHQISSYISDSETGKLNYALHIQQELNQLLIKGYSINTMIQRMSKLLGVPIILFDPFKAPEALSHHYEQNKQLTNEHISYFLNHYQQSTVYDKNKQVFENKDHVIFKVLGYTYFPYYLMVSQVNKLSYPFSLLTIEQVVSVLSFALYKNTKIEEAEQNDINRFFEALVNNQSDQTLSIKKHNDLLKRYNIFDSDYYQIIICDIDSPNSLENSYYLNERYQLTFHWLQYMFTDLDDYISIYKIPSTNRFAILLQNRHDYYYDYLKRLQNSYGEHFEGTISFGIGNEVTEFTQISSSYFEANEAFDNGLMNDKENFISYYHSKDIKELLQLIPKEKLRPFIKHTLGPLSYPKTKKDLELKQTLQVYMDNQCDITKTAEKIYIHRNTVKYRINKCSNLIGVNIEDPMHSLNIRIALYVSDITQFD, encoded by the coding sequence ATGACTACACTTAACGAAATTTTGTCCGTTCCTCAGTTTAAAAAGTTAGAACTGATTAACAAAAACGGGGATTTATCATCAGAAGTTTCAAGCTTAGATATTACTGAAAATAATGATATTAAGCATTTTACTTCTCAAAATGCTTTTATCCTAACAACTGGCGTATTATTTCAAGACAACCAAGAAGATTTAAAAAGGTTAATTAAAGACTTGCATGATATTAATACAGCTGGTCTCGGCATAAAAGTTTCGAGGTTTTTACATGAGATAGATAAAGAGGTTATAGACTTTGCAGATAAATTAGAATTCCCTTTAATAGAAATACCAGAAAGTTGGAACTTAGGTGAAATCACACACCAAATTTCATCTTATATTTCAGACTCAGAAACTGGAAAATTAAACTACGCATTACACATTCAACAAGAGTTAAATCAGCTTCTTATCAAAGGTTATAGTATTAATACAATGATTCAGCGAATGAGTAAATTACTTGGTGTACCGATTATTCTTTTTGATCCTTTCAAAGCACCAGAAGCATTAAGTCATCATTACGAGCAAAATAAACAATTAACTAATGAACATATCAGTTATTTTCTTAATCATTATCAACAATCAACTGTTTATGATAAAAATAAACAAGTATTTGAAAACAAAGACCATGTCATCTTCAAAGTTTTAGGATATACTTACTTCCCGTATTATTTAATGGTTTCACAAGTCAATAAATTGTCGTATCCATTCAGTTTGTTAACTATTGAACAAGTGGTTAGCGTATTGAGTTTCGCATTATACAAAAACACAAAAATCGAAGAAGCAGAACAAAATGACATTAATCGCTTTTTTGAAGCACTTGTTAATAATCAAAGCGATCAAACACTTTCAATTAAAAAGCATAACGACTTACTGAAACGCTATAATATTTTCGATTCTGATTATTATCAAATCATTATTTGTGATATTGATTCACCGAATAGCTTAGAGAATAGTTATTACCTTAATGAAAGGTATCAGTTAACATTCCACTGGCTTCAATATATGTTTACCGATCTTGATGATTATATTAGTATTTATAAAATACCAAGTACGAATCGCTTCGCTATTTTATTACAAAATCGTCACGACTATTACTATGACTATCTTAAACGTCTACAAAATAGTTATGGAGAACATTTTGAAGGTACGATTTCTTTTGGTATTGGCAATGAAGTTACAGAATTCACACAAATATCTTCGTCATATTTTGAAGCTAATGAAGCCTTTGACAATGGATTAATGAATGATAAAGAAAACTTCATCTCTTATTATCATTCCAAAGATATTAAAGAACTTTTACAGTTAATACCAAAAGAGAAATTACGTCCTTTTATAAAACATACTTTAGGCCCATTGAGTTACCCTAAAACTAAAAAAGACTTAGAATTAAAACAAACATTACAAGTCTATATGGATAACCAGTGCGATATAACTAAAACTGCAGAAAAGATATATATTCACCGTAATACAGTTAAATATAGAATTAATAAATGTAGCAATTTAATCGGAGTGAATATTGAAGATCCAATGCATTCATTAAACATTCGTATCGCTTTATACGTTTCCGATATCACTCAATTTGATTAA
- a CDS encoding putative allantoin permease has product MGTQGNETAYNQAFFEKRGYNKDIMPKTSAQRNNSAFNFFTLWMGAVHNIPNYTAVGGFLLIGLSPLQVIFALILSSFVIALLLVSNGYAGSKYGIPFAMQLRDTYGDIGAKLPGVLRGVVAGIAWFGLQTFAGSQALLILLNKIFPGFENIGSGISILGISVPGLIAFLIFWAISFAIGFGGGDILNKFTAILNPLIYIVFGGMAIWGVTVAGGFSNIMNYEISTKTDGIIYPAILSFILIFNSLLGVWAGPGSSVSDFTQNAKSTKTQIIGQISGIVVAHVLFAIASVFIIIGGSIYLGHQEWNILTIINEWSNFWAILISTGVLLMTTISTNATSNIIPAAYQLSALLPKWINYKRGVVIASVLSVVIMPWKMMENEDSIFLFLNAIGAILGPVAGVMIVHFYLVSKCRIDIDILYFDLHDKDIKIERVNISAYIATVVGVVISLLGFLPAFKVISDFSWFIGFFISSLVYIVLHYSVKLFSKKQEGVNYNEI; this is encoded by the coding sequence ATGGGGACACAGGGGAATGAAACGGCTTATAATCAAGCTTTCTTTGAAAAGCGTGGTTATAATAAAGATATAATGCCTAAGACATCAGCTCAACGAAATAATTCAGCATTCAACTTTTTTACTTTATGGATGGGTGCTGTTCATAATATACCTAACTATACAGCAGTAGGTGGTTTTCTATTAATAGGTCTATCACCATTACAAGTCATATTTGCCTTGATTTTAAGTTCATTTGTTATTGCGCTATTACTCGTTTCAAATGGATATGCTGGTTCTAAATACGGAATACCTTTCGCAATGCAGTTACGAGATACATATGGAGATATCGGTGCTAAATTACCTGGTGTTTTACGTGGTGTTGTAGCTGGTATCGCATGGTTTGGTTTACAAACATTTGCTGGTTCTCAAGCGTTACTAATTTTATTAAATAAGATTTTCCCAGGATTTGAAAATATTGGAAGTGGCATTTCAATTCTAGGTATTTCGGTGCCAGGGTTAATTGCATTTTTAATCTTTTGGGCAATTAGTTTTGCAATTGGATTTGGTGGTGGTGACATATTGAATAAATTCACTGCTATTTTAAACCCGCTCATTTATATAGTATTTGGTGGTATGGCAATATGGGGCGTGACTGTTGCTGGCGGTTTCAGCAATATCATGAACTATGAAATATCAACAAAAACAGACGGTATTATATATCCAGCCATTTTATCATTTATTTTAATCTTCAACTCTTTATTAGGTGTTTGGGCTGGACCAGGTTCAAGTGTTTCTGATTTTACACAAAATGCAAAATCTACTAAAACACAAATTATTGGTCAGATTTCGGGCATAGTAGTTGCGCATGTGTTATTTGCGATTGCTAGTGTGTTTATTATCATTGGTGGTTCTATTTACTTAGGTCACCAAGAGTGGAATATTTTAACGATTATTAATGAATGGAGTAATTTCTGGGCGATCTTGATATCGACAGGGGTGTTATTAATGACAACCATTTCTACGAATGCAACGAGTAATATTATACCAGCTGCATATCAATTAAGTGCGTTATTACCTAAATGGATTAATTATAAACGTGGTGTAGTTATTGCTTCTGTATTAAGTGTTGTTATTATGCCCTGGAAAATGATGGAAAATGAGGATAGCATCTTTTTATTCTTAAATGCTATTGGTGCAATACTTGGTCCTGTTGCAGGTGTAATGATAGTACATTTCTACTTAGTATCTAAATGTCGTATTGATATTGATATATTGTATTTTGATTTACATGATAAAGATATAAAAATAGAAAGAGTTAATATTTCTGCTTATATTGCAACGGTAGTAGGTGTGGTCATTTCATTGCTCGGATTCTTACCAGCATTTAAGGTTATTTCTGATTTTTCATGGTTTATTGGGTTCTTTATATCCAGTTTAGTTTATATCGTTTTACACTATTCAGTTAAATTATTTTCAAAAAAACAAGAAGGAGTGAACTATAATGAAATATGA
- the allB gene encoding allantoinase AllB, whose amino-acid sequence MKYDLILKNGLVILEDSQQNVEIGVKDGKIAAIGQDLGEAEQVIDAQNQIVSPGMVDAHVHITEPGGGYRDSWEGYVTGTRAAAKGGVTSFIEMPLNQVPATTDQASIQAKFDAGKDELSVDVASYGGLVPYNLNGGIQELDEAGVVAYKAFLATCGDRSIEGDFENVDDYSLYEGMKQIAKTGKLLSIHAENATITDRLGEIAKSNGETTLSAYVDSRPVFTEVEPIRKIILFAKETGCRVHIVHVACEEGVDEIIKAQQEGVDISCETCTHYLYFYKEELDDIGPVVKCSPPIREKSRLEGMWNRVLTGDIGFVTSDHSPCTPDLKDTDNAFEAWGGIAGLQNNVDILFDEGVQKRNMSLNKFADIIATAPAKRFGLESKGSIAVGKDADFVLIKPNASYTLTAEDLAYRNKMSPYIGREIGAQVTQTILRGEEIYNQETGISEKRIGQFI is encoded by the coding sequence ATGAAATATGATTTAATTTTAAAAAATGGCTTAGTCATTTTAGAAGATAGTCAGCAAAATGTAGAAATCGGTGTTAAGGATGGCAAGATTGCTGCTATTGGACAAGATTTAGGTGAAGCTGAACAAGTTATTGATGCTCAGAACCAAATCGTATCACCAGGTATGGTAGACGCACATGTGCATATTACTGAACCAGGTGGCGGTTACCGTGATAGCTGGGAAGGTTATGTTACTGGCACCCGCGCAGCAGCAAAAGGTGGCGTAACATCATTTATCGAAATGCCTTTAAACCAAGTGCCTGCAACAACTGATCAAGCTTCTATTCAAGCAAAATTTGATGCTGGTAAAGATGAATTATCAGTTGATGTTGCAAGTTATGGTGGTTTAGTACCATATAATTTAAACGGTGGTATTCAAGAGTTAGATGAAGCGGGTGTCGTAGCATACAAAGCATTTTTAGCAACATGTGGCGATCGTTCAATAGAAGGTGACTTTGAAAATGTGGATGATTATTCATTATATGAAGGTATGAAACAAATTGCTAAAACTGGTAAATTACTTTCTATTCATGCTGAAAATGCAACAATCACTGACCGTTTAGGTGAAATTGCTAAGTCTAACGGTGAAACAACTTTAAGCGCGTATGTCGATAGTAGGCCAGTATTTACTGAGGTGGAGCCAATTCGTAAGATTATCTTATTCGCAAAAGAAACTGGTTGTCGTGTACATATTGTACATGTTGCTTGTGAAGAAGGTGTAGATGAAATTATCAAAGCTCAACAAGAAGGTGTAGATATTTCATGTGAAACATGTACACATTATCTTTATTTCTACAAGGAAGAATTAGATGACATTGGCCCAGTCGTAAAATGTTCTCCGCCAATCAGAGAAAAATCACGCTTAGAAGGTATGTGGAATCGCGTGCTAACTGGTGATATTGGATTTGTTACTTCCGACCACTCTCCTTGTACACCTGACTTAAAAGATACAGATAATGCTTTTGAAGCATGGGGAGGTATAGCGGGGTTACAAAATAATGTCGATATTTTATTTGATGAAGGTGTCCAAAAACGTAATATGTCATTAAATAAATTTGCAGATATTATTGCTACAGCACCTGCCAAACGTTTTGGATTGGAATCAAAAGGTAGCATAGCTGTTGGAAAAGATGCAGATTTTGTATTAATCAAACCGAATGCATCATATACTTTAACAGCAGAAGATTTAGCATATCGTAATAAGATGAGCCCTTATATTGGTCGTGAAATTGGCGCGCAAGTAACACAAACTATTTTAAGAGGCGAAGAAATTTACAACCAAGAAACTGGTATTTCAGAAAAACGCATCGGACAATTTATATAA
- a CDS encoding PH domain-containing protein: MILDNVNPEDLFPTEKKGPAILGKMEYPINGNVKTYDAAYIATNERLILNVDMDGQFYYRNIRYDEIEDVQLDNDTLTIRFSIGTFPITNLNKNDAEQFISYIETKRT; encoded by the coding sequence ATGATATTAGATAACGTAAATCCAGAAGATTTGTTTCCAACTGAGAAAAAAGGACCTGCCATTCTAGGTAAAATGGAATATCCTATCAATGGTAATGTAAAAACATATGATGCTGCATACATTGCAACAAATGAACGTCTTATCTTAAACGTAGATATGGACGGCCAATTTTACTATAGAAATATCCGTTATGATGAAATAGAAGATGTTCAATTAGATAATGATACACTAACAATACGTTTTAGTATTGGTACATTTCCAATTACAAATTTAAATAAAAATGACGCCGAACAATTCATAAGTTATATCGAAACTAAGCGTACTTAA
- a CDS encoding catalase yields MNKKLTGLFGAPVSDRENSMTAGPRGPLLMQDIYFLEQMAHFDREVIPERRMHAKGSGAFGTFTVTNDITKYTCASIFAEIGKQTEMFARFSTVAGERGAGDAERDIRGFALKFYTDEGNWDLVGNNTPVFFFRDPKLFPSLNHVVKRNPKTNMKDPQANWDFWTLLPEALHQITILMTDRGIPKGFRNMHGFGSHTYSMYNDKGERFWVKFHHRTQQGIENYSVEEAEQVMAKDRDSSQRDLFNNIEQGNFPKWKMYIQVMTEEQARNHKDNPFDLTKVWYKDEYPLIEVGEFELNRNPENYFQDVEQAAFAPTNIVPGLDFSPDKMLQGRLFSYGDTQRYRLGVNHWQIPVNQPKGVGMENICPFSRDGQMRILDNNQGASTHYYPNSNDAFEDQPQYKKPALDIQGQAYEYDFREDDDNYFEQPGKLFRLLSSEEQQTLFKNTANEMKPVTYALKHRHIRHCYKADPAYGQGVAEAMGIDINEVNLEVAD; encoded by the coding sequence ATGAATAAAAAGTTAACAGGGCTATTTGGTGCTCCTGTATCAGATAGAGAAAATAGTATGACTGCAGGTCCAAGAGGTCCTTTATTAATGCAGGATATTTATTTCCTTGAACAAATGGCACACTTTGATAGAGAAGTAATTCCAGAGCGTCGAATGCATGCTAAAGGGTCAGGCGCATTTGGTACCTTCACAGTAACAAATGATATTACAAAATATACATGTGCAAGTATATTTGCTGAAATCGGTAAACAAACAGAAATGTTTGCACGATTTTCAACTGTAGCAGGCGAACGTGGTGCAGGCGATGCAGAACGAGATATTAGAGGATTTGCTTTGAAGTTTTATACAGACGAAGGTAACTGGGACTTAGTTGGTAATAATACACCCGTATTCTTCTTTAGAGACCCTAAATTATTCCCAAGTTTAAACCATGTGGTTAAACGGAATCCAAAAACAAATATGAAAGACCCACAAGCGAACTGGGATTTCTGGACATTATTACCAGAAGCTTTACACCAAATTACAATTTTAATGACAGACCGTGGTATCCCTAAAGGTTTTAGAAATATGCATGGTTTTGGTTCTCATACATACTCTATGTATAACGATAAAGGCGAACGTTTTTGGGTCAAATTCCATCATAGAACACAACAAGGTATAGAGAACTATTCTGTAGAAGAAGCCGAACAAGTGATGGCTAAAGATAGAGATTCTTCTCAAAGAGATTTATTCAATAATATTGAACAAGGCAATTTCCCTAAATGGAAAATGTACATTCAAGTAATGACGGAAGAACAAGCTCGTAATCATAAAGATAATCCTTTTGATTTAACTAAAGTTTGGTATAAAGATGAATATCCATTAATTGAAGTTGGTGAGTTTGAATTAAATCGAAACCCTGAAAACTATTTCCAAGATGTTGAACAAGCTGCATTTGCACCAACAAACATCGTCCCTGGTTTAGATTTCTCACCAGATAAAATGTTACAAGGTCGACTATTTTCATATGGAGATACTCAAAGATACCGCTTAGGTGTTAACCATTGGCAAATTCCAGTGAACCAACCTAAAGGTGTCGGTATGGAAAACATATGTCCATTTAGTAGAGATGGGCAAATGCGTATCTTAGATAATAATCAAGGCGCTAGTACACATTATTACCCAAATAGTAACGACGCATTTGAAGATCAACCACAGTACAAAAAACCCGCTTTAGATATTCAAGGGCAAGCATATGAATATGACTTTCGTGAAGATGACGATAATTATTTTGAACAACCTGGTAAATTATTCCGTTTATTATCATCTGAAGAACAACAAACATTATTTAAGAATACTGCGAATGAAATGAAACCCGTTACCTACGCATTAAAACACCGCCATATCAGACATTGCTATAAAGCCGATCCTGCGTACGGTCAAGGTGTAGCCGAAGCTATGGGAATTGATATCAATGAAGTAAACTTAGAGGTCGCAGACTAA
- a CDS encoding M15 family metallopeptidase has protein sequence MRKVIPWLVIILILIIYFLNKKQKRYDNTIIKKNGAYYFNSHIIVNKDYKISPFYTPFPKLKALNALKIMINDANKQGLRLIIISGFRSYLKQMRLFKMYVQRDGLKKAQLYSAKPGFSEHQTGLAFDVATPGLHESAKELFQYTKESEWLEDNAHHYGFIIRYPKGKEHITQFMYEPWHLRYLGKEDAKKMKNTNLTLEEYFHLV, from the coding sequence ATGAGAAAAGTAATCCCATGGTTAGTTATAATTTTAATCTTAATAATTTATTTCTTAAATAAAAAACAAAAACGTTATGATAATACTATTATAAAAAAGAACGGAGCTTATTATTTTAATAGTCATATTATCGTAAATAAAGACTATAAAATCTCTCCATTTTATACGCCATTTCCAAAATTAAAAGCGCTAAACGCTTTAAAGATAATGATTAATGATGCAAATAAACAAGGACTTCGATTGATTATTATAAGCGGTTTTCGTTCGTATCTTAAACAGATGCGATTGTTTAAAATGTACGTGCAACGTGATGGTTTAAAAAAAGCGCAACTTTATAGTGCTAAACCTGGATTCTCTGAACATCAGACTGGTCTTGCTTTTGATGTTGCTACTCCAGGGTTACATGAATCAGCTAAGGAACTGTTTCAATATACTAAAGAGAGTGAATGGTTGGAAGATAACGCTCATCATTACGGCTTTATTATTCGATACCCTAAAGGTAAAGAACACATTACCCAATTTATGTACGAACCATGGCATTTAAGGTATTTGGGGAAAGAAGATGCGAAAAAAATGAAAAATACTAACCTCACGTTAGAAGAATATTTTCATTTAGTTTAA